Proteins encoded by one window of Dioscorea cayenensis subsp. rotundata cultivar TDr96_F1 chromosome 6, TDr96_F1_v2_PseudoChromosome.rev07_lg8_w22 25.fasta, whole genome shotgun sequence:
- the LOC120263057 gene encoding uncharacterized protein LOC120263057: protein MEWVVVVDEEGKGIKLRDIKKVSSNLRKREIDAALKIFHAILYGVKVKDKDLKRNILDFSGFLWGPQEEMIWGMPFWKVMQILEGKLELLNLRIPPLFVTL from the exons ATGGAATGGGTTGTGGTGGTGGATGAGGAG GGCAAAGGAATTAAGCTGAGGGACATCAAGAAGG TGTCTTCAAatttgagaaagagagagattgatGCTGCTCTTAAAATTTTTCATGCTATTCTTTATGGGGTGAAGGTGAAG GACAAAGATCTAAAGAGAAATATACTAGATTTCTCTGGGTTTTTATGGGGTCCTCAAGAGGAG ATGATCTGGGGAATGCCATTTTGGAAGGTGATGCAAATCCTGGAAGGCAAGCTGGAGCTTCTAAATCTGAGGATTCCACCATTATTTGTTACCTTGTAA